The sequence CGGTGGCGATGGGGCTCGGGGCCGGACGCGTCCGACTGTCCCCGCGATAGAGTGGGCATGCGCCCACACTAATGGGCAGCCGCCCACTTGTTAAGGCGGCGCGGCGCGGAAAGGGAGACCATGCCGTCAGGGGTGCACATCCACAACGTGCGCGGCCAGTTGTTCGAGGCCGCCGAGCGCGTCCTGCTTCGGGACGGGCCCGACGCGCTGACCAGCCGTGCGGTCACGGAGGAGGCGAACTGCGCCAAGGGTGTGCTGCACCGGCACTTCACCGACTTCGACGCCTTCCTGGCGGAGCTGGTCCTCGACCGCGTCCGCGTCATCGAGGACCGGACCACGACTCTGCGCGCGGCCACCGGCACCGGCAGCGTGGTGGACAACCTCGCCGAAGCGCTGCGGGACCTGTTCGGGCCGGTCACGGTGGCGGTCGTCGCGCTCATCACCTTCCGCGACGGCCTCCGCGCCCGGCTGCGCGAGGCCGGCCTGACCGGCATCCCGCTGCTCATGCAGGGCGCCGCCATGATCGCCGCCTACCTCACCGCCGAGCGGGAGGCGGGACGCCTGGCCGACGACGCCGACATCGACACACTCGCCCCCACCCTCGTCGGAGCCGGACACCTGCTGTTCGCCGACCGGTCGAGCGCCCCACCGCAGCCCGCCGCCATCCACAAGATGGTGACCACGGTCATCTCCGGCACCTTGCGCCCGCCCCAGCCATGACCTGACGTCCTGTCCTGACCTGCCTGCCTGCCTGCCTCGGCCGGGGCGTGGG comes from Streptomyces sp. Mut1 and encodes:
- a CDS encoding TetR/AcrR family transcriptional regulator, with product MPSGVHIHNVRGQLFEAAERVLLRDGPDALTSRAVTEEANCAKGVLHRHFTDFDAFLAELVLDRVRVIEDRTTTLRAATGTGSVVDNLAEALRDLFGPVTVAVVALITFRDGLRARLREAGLTGIPLLMQGAAMIAAYLTAEREAGRLADDADIDTLAPTLVGAGHLLFADRSSAPPQPAAIHKMVTTVISGTLRPPQP